The sequence below is a genomic window from Sorangiineae bacterium MSr12523.
CGGTGTCCGCATAGCGGCTTGCATCGGCGCATTCCGACGGCGTGAGCTCGCCGCGGCGGATGGTGCTTTCGCGCGCGGTGAGGGCCGCGTGAAGTTTCTCGGCGAACGAGTTGTCGGCGGCGAAGGCGATGCGGGGGCTGAGGCAGCCACGCTGATCGAACGCGATGACGTCGTCCGCGAGCGCGTCAGCGGCTTGCACGAGATCGGCGGATTCGGTGACGATCGCGATGCCCATGCCGGCACCGTGACCGCGGACGAGGGTTCCGCGGGGTGCGGAGGCGCGTACGTTGGCGATGGTTTCGTCGCGGCCGTAGACGTGGATTTCGCCTTCCCCGCCCTTCTCGGCCAAGGTGATCGCTGGGTCGGCGAGCTCGCGAACCAAGGCGGTGGCAAAGGCCGGATCGCGCGACGAGGGGCGCACAGTGACCGTCGGGGCGGCGGCGCGGGCCAACACGATGGCACGCAGCGCGGCGACGAATACGTTGGCCGAAAGGATGACGTGGACGTGGGTCGCTTCGACGGTGCCGCCCAGGACGGTGCGAAGGTCGTCGTCCGTGGCGTCCGTCTCGAGGTGGTGCAAAAGGGCATGCTCGACCCCCTCGGGTGAGAGTCCGGTGCTTTTCACCAGCTCGGGGATGAGCGCACCGCGGTGCTCGACCAACGCGCGCGCGGCATCGAGGATGCGGCGAAGGTCGGCGACGCGGCTCACGAGCCGAGGATCTCTTCGACGGTGAGCGAGCAGCCACGCGGCGGAGCGCCGGGCGTGCGCCCGAGCAGCTCGAAACCGCCCGACACACGGCGCACGCGATCGGCCGCGAGAACGGCGAAGGCGCTGTCGACGTTCATCAGGTCCTCGATGCGGGCGATGCCCTCGGCGCCTTGGGGCACCGGCTCGAGGGTCACCGGATCGACGGGAACGACGCGCGCCCACGGAGGCTCGAGGTAAGGACCGCCACCGCGCTCCTCGTAGAATTGGCTCGACAGCTCGGTCATGCCGTACTCGCCCCGGATGTCGTCCTCGGCGATGTGAAAGACGCGCGCGAGCTCGCGCCGCAAGTCGTGGGGCTCGATCTCGCGGCTTTTTCCCTTGAAGCCGCCGGTCTGCATCACGCGGCTTCCCTTGGGAAGGCGGAAGTCCGCATCGCCAAGCCCGTCCAGCAGGTACGCGCAGGCAAACGCCGTGGCCAGCAAGAGCACCGGCGCGTCGCTGGTGACGAGGATGCGCGCCACCGTTTCGTCCAGCGCTGCGAGATCGAGGATATCGTCACGCAGGAAGAAGACGTCGCCGTCGTGGGGCAAGCCGAAGGCGTGCACGAACGCGTCGTTCATGTGCGACAGCGAGGAATCCGGGAGATCCTTCGCCGAGGGTCCGAGCACGAGAACGTGCACGCGCTCGGGGAAGCCTTGCAAAAGGGTGCGCCGCGCGAAGGCCACTGCGGCACGCTCGTACGTGCCCGCATCGCGAAAGGGATGCGATCCGCGTGCGCCCACGGTGGTTCCACTCGTGCGGAACGTGATGGGCGTGTCCTGCTCTGGAAATGCACTCACGCGCGCCACCTTGAAGGCGTCCGTCGGTACCGCAGGCGCGTCACCTGCCCTGGCAAAACGCGACGCATCGAGCCCTCGGGCCGCGAGCAACTTCGCGTACCCCGGCACGTACCGCGCTTGAAAGCGTGCGAGATCGCTCGCCAGAGCATCGAACGGCTCCGGCATCGGGTTTCCCTCGTCGAACGCCCGCACGAAGGCGCGTGCGCGCTCGTGCAGGGCTTCGCTCTCGTTGCGTCGTGCGTCCATCACGTGGTCCCCTTTCGAAGCACCTCGACGAGCGCGGTGTCGAACGCATCGAGCAGCTCCTGTTCGATGTCGAACGGCGGCGTCAAGGTCAGCGTGTCGCCCGTCACCCCGCCCGTCAAAACGATGTAGCCCCGCGCGAGCAGCGCACGCGACACGGCGAGCGCACGCGCCGCGCCTCCCTCCAGCGCGAGCCCGACCATGAGG
It includes:
- a CDS encoding acyl-protein synthetase produces the protein MDARRNESEALHERARAFVRAFDEGNPMPEPFDALASDLARFQARYVPGYAKLLAARGLDASRFARAGDAPAVPTDAFKVARVSAFPEQDTPITFRTSGTTVGARGSHPFRDAGTYERAAVAFARRTLLQGFPERVHVLVLGPSAKDLPDSSLSHMNDAFVHAFGLPHDGDVFFLRDDILDLAALDETVARILVTSDAPVLLLATAFACAYLLDGLGDADFRLPKGSRVMQTGGFKGKSREIEPHDLRRELARVFHIAEDDIRGEYGMTELSSQFYEERGGGPYLEPPWARVVPVDPVTLEPVPQGAEGIARIEDLMNVDSAFAVLAADRVRRVSGGFELLGRTPGAPPRGCSLTVEEILGS
- a CDS encoding proline dehydrogenase yields the protein MSRVADLRRILDAARALVEHRGALIPELVKSTGLSPEGVEHALLHHLETDATDDDLRTVLGGTVEATHVHVILSANVFVAALRAIVLARAAAPTVTVRPSSRDPAFATALVRELADPAITLAEKGGEGEIHVYGRDETIANVRASAPRGTLVRGHGAGMGIAIVTESADLVQAADALADDVIAFDQRGCLSPRIAFAADNSFAEKLHAALTARESTIRRGELTPSECADASRYADTVRFAGDLYEGKAHLVGVTDTLLVPPPGRHLHIMPLEALPTVLASLARSIVAVGLSDPAHALVPSLPGHARISALGRMQRPPLDGPVDRRPSART